TACGCGGTGTTCCCTCCCTTTGTGATCGATCCGGGCTAGTTCCTCACCGCACTGTGGGAGAGAGCGAACGGGAGCACGAGGTTCGCCCAGTCGTTGTAGTCGGAATGCACCTCGAAGATACCGTCTCGATTGAGATCGAACGTGGGCGTACTGATGAAGCCGCTGTTGTCATAGTCGATGGACGTGGAGCCTGGGCGGCACATCCCCGCGGATTCATTCACGGCGGTCTCGTTGAGAGTGCCGCCAGAACCATCCGAGAAATCCATGACAAAGGTATCGCTCAGCGGAGAGTTCGCCAGGTCCTCCAACCCATCGTATCCCTTGATCCTCCAGCGGAGGTAATACCGGTCGCCCGCGGAGCTTCCCGAGATCGGACCCAAGCCCTCGATCTCGTACAGGGAGTTCATGACGCTCAGGTAGTTGGGCTTGTAGTTGGTATCCACGTGGCCGCCATGCCGCAGGCCGAGGTTGTGGCCGAGCTCATGCATCATGACGACGGCCTGATGGTTGATGATCTGGTTGCGCCGCGCCACCGAGTCCGTGCTCAACTTGAACCCAAAGAGCGACACCAGGAGATCGTTCCCGCGGGACTCGGCGATGCCACTTTGGCCCGCGGCACCACCCACGTTCTGGGTGCTACCGAAGATGCAATAATGGAAGACCGAACGGCGGGCGAAGTCCATGTGCGCCGCCTTGAGCTCGTAGACGCCGGCCGCCTCCTTGTTGTTACGCGTCAGGTTGATGCTGGTGGCAAAGGGCAACTCCGGGCTGCCTTGACCGAGGTTGTACTTCGCCGGGTCGAAGCTCGCGCTGAAGCGTGTGCCCACATCGAGATGAACCTGAATGCCACGTCTGGCGAAGACCGCGACGAGCTTGTCCAGGGCTTCCTTCTGAGGAACGATGAGTGGGTCGGTGGACTGCATGTGGTCCACCTCGATGAAGATGTCCCGCTGCGCGGTGCGTGCGCCCATTGCATACAGGTCCAGACCCGCGAAACGACCGCCCGCGACCTCGGCGGAGTCGGGAATACCGTCGGAGTCCTCGTCCACGGCCCCCGCGGGCACGTCGTTGGGGCCCCCCGGCGTCGAGAACGGTCGCGAGGACCAGTCGCTCGCGCTGTTGGTGTCCTGGGCACCCGGCGTGCGCACGAAGGAGAACGACGAGGGGCCATCCGTCGGCACCGCGGACACATTCACGGTGCCCGTCCACGCGCCCTCCGACAGGGGCGCCTGGGTGTTGTTGTTGCCGAAGCGGACGAAGTCGACCGTCTCGCCGATGTCGCGCCGGACCAGCTCGATGAAGGTCGCACCCGACCAGAAGGGGATCATCGCCGGCTCCTCCCTCAGCCAGATCATCTGATTCGACTCGAAGTTCTCCAAGGGGTAGGCCTTGCCCGAGACGACGACGTACGCGCCCGGAGCGAGGAGGCGCGAGGGCAGCGGAAACAGCATGACGTCCTTGGCCACCCAGGCGTTCGTGCTGATGTCGTACCCCCGGGCACGAATCGCATAGTCCGCGAGGTCGATGGGCGCGCTGGTGTTGTTGCGCAGCTCCAGCCATCCAGGCCGGTTGCTGCCAGTGGCCGAGCTCACCTCCGTGATGGTCAGGGGCAGCGGCAGCACCTGCACGCTCTTCGATTCGAACTTGGTGGAATCGAAGACCGAGGTGGCCTGTACCGTGGCGGTCAGGACGCTGGTGGTCCCCGGCGCGGTGTAGCGCGCGAAGCTCATGTTGGGACGCGAGGCGTCGGCGGGGAGCGGCTCCAACACCCCCCCTCCCGACACCAGCTTCCATTCGACCTTGGAGCCCGAAGGCGGCGTCCCCAGAAGCTCGGCCGAGAGGACCACGGCATTGCCCGCGTAGAGCTGGGGGCGGGCGGCCAAGAGTTGAACCGCGGTGACGGCCGGAGCCTTGAGCTCGAGGGTCACGGAGCCGGCCTTGGAGCCATCGGCCACGGACGTGGCGGTGACCGTCACCTGCGTGTCCGCCCCGATGGAATCGGGCGCCGTGTAGACCACGCGCGCGCCCGTGGTGGCCGAGAGCGAGCCTTCTCCCTCCACGCTCCAGCTCACCTCCGAGCTGAAGAAACCAGCGCCCGTGACCGAGGCGTCGAGTGCCACGCTCTCCTTCTCCACCAGTTCCGTATCCGCCGCCGTCACCTCCACGCCGGTGATGACGGGAGCCTTGAGCGTGAGGGTCGTCGAAGCGGAGCGAGAGGGCGCCTGCACGGACGTCGCGGTGACGGTGACCTGGGTGTCCGCGCTCACCCCCTCCGGCGCCGTGTAGGTGACCTGCGAGCCGGTGGTGGCCGAGAGCGTGCCGCCTCCCTCCACGCTCCAGGTCACCTCGGAGCTGAAGTTGCCGGACCCCGTCACCGAGGCCTCGAGTGCCACGCTCTCCTGGGCGAACAACTCGCTGCTCGCCGCCGTCACCTGCACGCCGGTGATGCCGGGAGCCGCCTTGAGGGTCAGGGTCACGGAAGCGGAGCGAGAGGGCGTCTGCACGGACGTCGCGGTGATGGTGACCTGCGTGTCCTCGCTCACCGCGTCGGGCGCGGTATAGGTGACCGGCGAGCCGGTGACGGGCGAGACCGAGCCTCCCCCCGTCACGCTCCAGGTCACATCTTGATTGAAGGGACCCTCGCCATAGACCGTGGCCTCGAGGGTCGTCTCCTCATTGGGATGGAGTTCACTGGCTTTGCTGGTGACTTCAACCTCGGCCACCTCATTGCGCACGCAACCACTCAACACGAGTGCGACGAACAAAACCGTCCCTAGCGACTTCACCATGAATGCTCCCTCTGAGGCCTCACCGGCACCTGGGGTCACGACCTCGCCGTGTCCAAAACAGGGTGTCTAGCGGGGAGGACACTAGATGAAGCCAGGCAATGCAAGCAACGAAGCGGCCTCCAGAGGTCATCGTCAGGAACAAGATGCTCCAATAAGCAGTCAACTCCCACCCTTCTTCTTGATCTTGCTTCCCTTGAATTTGATGCTGGCTCCATCCAGGGTGATGGCATTGCCGGAAAAATTCACTGCGCCGGATTTTTTTATCTGGAGCACCACCTTTCCACCCACCTTGATGGAGAAGCTCTCCGCTTTCAGCGAGAAGGACTTCGACAACCAGGCGGTGGGGTCCTTCACCTTGAGTTGTGAATTGCCGCGAACGTCGTCTTCCAGGTTTTCACTGACGGTCGAGACCATCGCCCCGGCGATCCTGGACTGGTAGCCCAATCCCACGTCAACCGACAGATCCTCGGCGACATCCTCCAACCGGGCGCCGGCGATCCGCTCGGTGCGCATCGCCCCCACGGTCACGGACTTGTCCTGTTCCACGGACTCGCTCATGACGAGGCCGACGTTCACGGCATATGCGGCCCCGATCGTCAGCGCCTTGGCCATCGACACGCTCTCCGTGGAGGCTTGAGACACCACGAGGGTGCGGTTCTTCGCGATGGAGA
This genomic interval from Cystobacter ferrugineus contains the following:
- a CDS encoding zinc-dependent metalloprotease family protein produces the protein MVKSLGTVLFVALVLSGCVRNEVAEVEVTSKASELHPNEETTLEATVYGEGPFNQDVTWSVTGGGSVSPVTGSPVTYTAPDAVSEDTQVTITATSVQTPSRSASVTLTLKAAPGITGVQVTAASSELFAQESVALEASVTGSGNFSSEVTWSVEGGGTLSATTGSQVTYTAPEGVSADTQVTVTATSVQAPSRSASTTLTLKAPVITGVEVTAADTELVEKESVALDASVTGAGFFSSEVSWSVEGEGSLSATTGARVVYTAPDSIGADTQVTVTATSVADGSKAGSVTLELKAPAVTAVQLLAARPQLYAGNAVVLSAELLGTPPSGSKVEWKLVSGGGVLEPLPADASRPNMSFARYTAPGTTSVLTATVQATSVFDSTKFESKSVQVLPLPLTITEVSSATGSNRPGWLELRNNTSAPIDLADYAIRARGYDISTNAWVAKDVMLFPLPSRLLAPGAYVVVSGKAYPLENFESNQMIWLREEPAMIPFWSGATFIELVRRDIGETVDFVRFGNNNTQAPLSEGAWTGTVNVSAVPTDGPSSFSFVRTPGAQDTNSASDWSSRPFSTPGGPNDVPAGAVDEDSDGIPDSAEVAGGRFAGLDLYAMGARTAQRDIFIEVDHMQSTDPLIVPQKEALDKLVAVFARRGIQVHLDVGTRFSASFDPAKYNLGQGSPELPFATSINLTRNNKEAAGVYELKAAHMDFARRSVFHYCIFGSTQNVGGAAGQSGIAESRGNDLLVSLFGFKLSTDSVARRNQIINHQAVVMMHELGHNLGLRHGGHVDTNYKPNYLSVMNSLYEIEGLGPISGSSAGDRYYLRWRIKGYDGLEDLANSPLSDTFVMDFSDGSGGTLNETAVNESAGMCRPGSTSIDYDNSGFISTPTFDLNRDGIFEVHSDYNDWANLVLPFALSHSAVRN